One window of Sporocytophaga myxococcoides genomic DNA carries:
- a CDS encoding T9SS type A sorting domain-containing protein: MKNFFLFLTCFTLSTSLFSQNWQWAHNPGGTSFDQGEAVYVDGAGNSYVTGGIIGPAEFAPYSISPTGGGLDAFICKYDPTGKVVWVKSDLSLSGGDAGTDVKVDNDGNIYVAGYGYGIIFLNKYKPDGTSIWKVTKNITTTSKYYLDIDDLGNVYLTGDFSGTIDFGSGPIKSYGGIDFFIAKFDPSGVNKWVRSGGGISTDGSRGIYTDRNGNSTIVGSFSTNISIGTYSYTNGGAFLARYNSDGELIWVNRMTTSGVNPFDLDIDNDGSIYITGRLRSNKPVIFGALSPVVPVSGNFDYYNVFIAKYSSSGSAIWVKQAGSPGWWSEGKKVRVNKTKNTIVLFGHFSKSLDFDNNQVLSGANYDDLFLVEFDNAGTLLSKTSMGGPDYEIASGLDIDNTGNIFISGTLDYTSGGQGNLNTKFGNTILTKNSQNDDIFIAKYGPDIQIHTGNPELNFFCSGQTFNLPFTKQGKFNNGNSFQVQLSDSSGSFLSPTIVGSIADTLAGSISVTIPTEIKAGYQYRLRIVSTTPSITGSDNGINLLINYIKAWNSGAVCVNTPAQLFASPAPNAVYHWSGPNLFSSDIQNPVIPTPVKGNYFLTTKVDGCNDINSFVPITVTPIPVAEITSNNSPFMCIPGPNFEMQANEIAGATYTWTGPYNFSASGRVIARHSTFTEYAGTYTVTVSVNGCKASASANVSYSYNPDPEIVREGNYLMCILYTNGSFQWHRDGVPINGATSNTYFATSNGNYTVSLINTQGCYGMSAPFYFEASSAPEWEWVKQGYGASGSGTTVEDVFNSVTVDSLGYIYAGGCHGLSINYDYLYSPGSSRRTGIIVKYDDQGQALSLIRMTGAYNNVLGVKVDNKNDLIVLGSFTSNTTLDTINLTSNTTEIFIAKYNSAGKIQWAKKLGSNNNSSIKIGKNGSIYFSGNFTSSVNVDGKIVNIGPAIIKLNPNGSLNWVSQPTTGTYSLFKFTLTQNENIWLVGNNSGAVQFNNFTLSNTGNFLANLDSTGTILSIFNIGTGGGINDINLDSQDNVYLIGNINNSIKFGTTAITGYGVFLSKFNASGNLLWAKKIFSADNDVSGRLLINNDNIYIIGGLSGTIGSFKIPWQRKDKDLYVSQMNVDGDFVWIKTCGGKGLDRATDATFDRFGNLYTVGLFNESFNFSYNKDNVISYGGSDPFITKINNVFQQRIITESLPSPICAGSTLDLHILSQYLDPAKRYTAQLSDNQGNFARPIEIGTMSNTSDNKISISFPDSLNTNGARKIRIGSDDLSLTSSTETDVIIKKPMLTMLPFTGEYCQGSLIKVTYTTECLLDSKNTFTAELSDKNGDFSDPLIIGNLKSVYTGNIMATIPHDCIIGTAYRIRVKASNPDIKSPDNNSDLSINLTPDLTVIQPDTICTGNEIDLTNYYSDIKSTNGNVTFWKDINTLIKSNRTVLENGTYYVLKTTDKGCSDKKSINVGFHPKPLIYSTDVKVCEGQLANITKSLTDINNTPGSISYWLDKETSVLLDKPEAAPAPGVYYIKKASKENCKDITSINVISHLYPDLKTTDQLICGGTKASLRNAYIDLNNTEGGASYWKDAAGTIQVIGYDAIKEPGTYYIRKTTTTSLCSSTAPVQVKFYQTPNLETFDIEICSGVSTDLTAAYIDRNDIEGNVTYWKDINASVTLNDPEFITKEGIYYIKKTDTSGVCSDIKAIEVNMVVCTDVKDKKTISKVNLYPVPSSGTVNIEFHEGLIKKDINLKLLNSVGETLINYILPTAQGTHVLDLKNINAGTYMLHISGDDYYNVSEIILLK, from the coding sequence ATGAAAAACTTTTTTCTTTTTTTAACTTGTTTCACTCTTAGCACAAGTCTGTTTTCCCAAAATTGGCAATGGGCACATAACCCAGGAGGAACTTCTTTTGATCAAGGTGAAGCTGTTTATGTTGATGGAGCTGGTAACAGTTATGTTACCGGAGGTATAATCGGACCTGCAGAATTTGCCCCTTATTCCATAAGCCCTACTGGTGGGGGGCTCGATGCATTTATATGCAAATATGACCCTACAGGAAAAGTCGTGTGGGTAAAATCAGATTTAAGCCTTAGCGGAGGAGATGCCGGAACTGACGTTAAAGTTGATAATGATGGTAATATTTATGTAGCTGGCTATGGCTATGGTATTATTTTTTTAAATAAATACAAACCTGATGGAACATCTATATGGAAAGTCACAAAGAATATCACCACAACGTCAAAATATTATTTAGATATTGACGACCTAGGTAACGTTTATTTAACTGGTGACTTTTCTGGCACAATTGACTTTGGCTCTGGCCCTATTAAATCTTATGGTGGCATAGATTTTTTCATTGCAAAATTTGATCCTTCAGGAGTAAACAAATGGGTTAGATCAGGGGGAGGAATTTCTACTGATGGTTCAAGGGGGATATATACAGATAGAAATGGGAATAGCACAATTGTAGGATCTTTCTCGACAAACATTTCAATCGGAACTTACTCCTACACAAACGGAGGGGCTTTTCTGGCAAGGTACAACTCTGATGGGGAGTTGATCTGGGTAAATCGAATGACAACTTCTGGTGTAAATCCATTCGATCTGGACATAGATAACGATGGCAGCATTTATATAACCGGAAGATTAAGGAGCAACAAACCTGTGATATTTGGGGCTCTTTCTCCTGTAGTTCCTGTATCTGGTAATTTTGACTATTATAACGTATTTATAGCCAAATATTCAAGCTCAGGTTCGGCCATTTGGGTAAAGCAAGCAGGCAGTCCTGGCTGGTGGAGTGAAGGCAAAAAGGTTCGTGTAAATAAAACTAAAAACACAATAGTATTATTTGGCCACTTCTCAAAATCATTGGATTTTGACAATAATCAGGTCCTTTCAGGAGCTAACTATGATGATCTTTTTCTTGTAGAGTTTGACAACGCTGGCACTCTTTTATCTAAAACTTCTATGGGAGGTCCTGATTATGAAATTGCTTCTGGGCTGGACATTGATAATACCGGTAATATTTTTATATCAGGAACCTTGGATTACACATCCGGAGGACAAGGCAATCTTAATACGAAATTTGGCAATACCATTCTAACTAAAAATAGCCAAAACGATGATATATTTATAGCTAAATATGGTCCCGATATTCAGATACATACCGGAAATCCTGAACTAAACTTTTTCTGTTCCGGCCAAACATTCAATTTACCATTTACCAAGCAAGGTAAATTTAACAACGGAAATTCATTTCAAGTCCAACTATCTGATTCTTCCGGGAGTTTTTTATCGCCGACAATTGTAGGATCCATTGCAGATACATTAGCAGGAAGCATATCCGTAACAATACCTACAGAGATAAAAGCAGGTTATCAATACAGACTTCGCATTGTATCTACCACTCCTTCAATCACGGGAAGTGACAATGGAATTAATCTTCTGATTAACTATATAAAAGCTTGGAACTCCGGAGCAGTTTGCGTTAATACTCCTGCTCAGCTTTTTGCTTCACCGGCCCCCAACGCAGTTTACCACTGGTCGGGACCTAATTTATTTAGTTCTGATATCCAGAATCCAGTAATTCCTACTCCGGTTAAAGGAAATTATTTTTTGACAACAAAAGTTGATGGTTGTAATGACATTAATTCATTTGTCCCTATTACAGTAACTCCCATTCCTGTTGCAGAAATTACTAGCAATAACAGTCCGTTTATGTGCATACCCGGTCCAAACTTTGAGATGCAGGCTAACGAGATTGCGGGAGCAACTTATACATGGACTGGTCCATACAACTTCTCTGCGAGTGGTAGAGTTATTGCAAGACACTCGACATTTACTGAATATGCAGGCACATATACAGTAACTGTTTCGGTAAATGGTTGCAAAGCTTCTGCATCCGCCAACGTGTCCTATAGCTACAATCCTGATCCAGAAATAGTTCGGGAAGGCAATTACCTGATGTGTATATTATATACAAATGGCTCTTTTCAGTGGCATCGTGATGGTGTGCCTATAAATGGAGCTACCAGTAATACCTACTTTGCTACATCAAATGGAAATTATACAGTTTCCTTAATAAACACACAAGGATGTTATGGAATGTCAGCTCCTTTTTACTTTGAAGCTTCCAGTGCCCCTGAATGGGAATGGGTAAAACAAGGATATGGGGCATCAGGCTCAGGAACTACAGTAGAAGATGTCTTTAACTCTGTTACTGTCGATTCATTAGGCTATATCTATGCCGGAGGGTGTCATGGCCTTTCTATAAACTATGATTACTTATATTCTCCAGGATCATCCAGACGAACTGGAATTATTGTTAAATATGATGACCAAGGCCAGGCATTGTCTTTGATTCGGATGACAGGTGCTTACAATAATGTACTGGGTGTTAAAGTAGACAACAAGAATGATTTAATTGTTTTAGGATCATTTACTTCCAACACTACATTGGATACAATTAATTTAACTTCTAATACCACAGAAATATTTATTGCGAAATATAACTCAGCAGGGAAAATACAATGGGCGAAAAAATTAGGCTCCAACAACAACAGTTCTATAAAAATTGGAAAGAACGGTTCCATTTATTTTTCAGGCAATTTTACCTCTTCAGTAAATGTAGATGGAAAGATTGTTAATATAGGCCCTGCCATCATTAAATTAAACCCGAATGGTTCGCTTAACTGGGTTAGTCAACCTACCACAGGTACCTATTCTCTATTCAAATTCACCTTGACTCAAAACGAAAATATATGGCTCGTCGGAAATAACTCAGGAGCTGTACAATTTAATAATTTCACATTGAGTAATACTGGAAATTTCTTAGCTAACCTTGATTCTACAGGGACGATTTTGAGTATTTTTAATATTGGAACTGGTGGCGGAATTAATGATATAAACTTGGATAGCCAAGATAATGTATACTTAATAGGCAACATTAACAACTCTATAAAATTTGGAACAACGGCAATAACGGGCTATGGAGTTTTCTTAAGTAAGTTTAATGCATCAGGAAATCTATTGTGGGCAAAAAAAATTTTTTCAGCAGATAATGATGTTTCAGGTAGGCTACTAATAAATAATGATAATATATATATAATTGGCGGACTTTCCGGAACAATAGGATCATTTAAGATTCCTTGGCAACGAAAAGATAAGGATTTATATGTATCACAAATGAATGTAGATGGAGATTTCGTTTGGATTAAAACATGTGGTGGTAAAGGTTTGGACAGAGCAACAGATGCAACCTTTGACAGGTTTGGAAATCTTTATACAGTAGGTTTATTTAACGAATCCTTTAATTTCAGTTATAACAAAGATAATGTAATCAGTTACGGAGGATCTGATCCTTTTATAACTAAGATTAATAATGTGTTTCAGCAACGAATCATTACAGAAAGTTTACCTTCTCCGATTTGCGCAGGATCTACGCTAGATTTACACATTTTAAGTCAATACCTTGATCCTGCAAAAAGGTATACAGCCCAATTATCAGATAACCAAGGCAACTTTGCAAGACCAATTGAGATCGGAACCATGTCAAATACGTCGGACAATAAAATTAGCATTTCATTTCCGGATTCTTTAAATACTAACGGAGCAAGAAAGATACGGATAGGTTCAGATGATTTATCGTTAACAAGTTCTACTGAAACTGATGTCATTATAAAGAAACCTATGCTAACAATGCTTCCCTTCACAGGGGAATATTGCCAAGGATCTCTTATAAAGGTAACCTATACCACTGAATGTCTGCTGGATTCAAAGAATACATTCACTGCAGAACTATCAGATAAAAATGGAGACTTTTCGGATCCATTAATAATCGGCAATCTCAAGTCTGTGTACACAGGAAATATTATGGCAACCATACCACATGATTGCATAATAGGAACTGCATACAGGATTCGGGTTAAAGCCTCAAATCCAGATATAAAATCCCCTGACAACAACAGTGACCTTTCTATAAACCTCACTCCTGATTTAACAGTCATTCAGCCTGACACAATTTGCACAGGAAATGAAATTGATTTAACAAACTACTATAGTGATATTAAATCTACTAATGGAAATGTAACTTTCTGGAAGGACATTAATACATTAATTAAATCTAACAGAACCGTTTTGGAAAATGGAACATATTATGTATTAAAGACAACAGATAAAGGTTGTTCGGATAAAAAAAGTATCAATGTTGGTTTTCACCCTAAGCCTTTGATATATTCTACAGATGTTAAAGTATGCGAAGGTCAACTCGCAAACATAACCAAATCTTTGACTGACATAAACAATACTCCAGGGAGCATTTCTTACTGGTTAGATAAAGAAACCTCAGTACTCTTGGATAAACCAGAAGCTGCACCAGCTCCCGGAGTTTATTATATAAAAAAGGCAAGTAAGGAGAATTGTAAAGATATAACTTCTATAAACGTCATTTCACATCTCTACCCTGATCTTAAAACCACAGATCAGCTTATTTGCGGCGGAACAAAGGCCAGTTTAAGGAATGCATATATAGATCTTAACAATACAGAAGGGGGAGCTTCATATTGGAAGGATGCCGCTGGTACTATTCAAGTCATAGGATATGACGCCATCAAAGAACCCGGAACTTACTATATACGAAAAACAACAACCACCTCTTTATGCTCAAGCACAGCTCCTGTTCAAGTCAAATTTTATCAGACTCCTAATCTTGAGACTTTTGATATCGAGATTTGCTCAGGTGTTTCAACGGATTTAACAGCTGCTTATATTGATCGGAACGATATAGAAGGAAATGTTACCTATTGGAAAGATATAAATGCAAGTGTAACATTAAATGATCCTGAGTTTATAACTAAGGAGGGTATTTATTATATAAAGAAAACTGATACTTCAGGAGTTTGTTCTGATATCAAAGCTATTGAAGTCAATATGGTTGTCTGCACTGATGTAAAAGACAAAAAGACTATCTCAAAAGTTAATTTATATCCTGTTCCTTCATCTGGTACTGTCAATATAGAATTTCATGAAGGGTTAATTAAGAAAGACATTAATCTTAAGCTACTTAACTCAGTTGGCGAAACTTTAATAAATTATATTTTACCAACAGCACAGGGAACTCATGTGCTTGACTTAAAAAACATCAATGCTGGCACGTACATGCTTCATATAAGTGGCGATGATTACTATAATGTATCTGAAATAATACTACTTAAATAA
- the thiS gene encoding sulfur carrier protein ThiS: MEVIVNNERTPITSNKLSALLDQLNIKESKGVAVAINDRVLPKKHWPTQTLKDQDKVTIIRATQGG; this comes from the coding sequence ATGGAAGTGATTGTCAACAACGAAAGAACACCAATTACATCAAACAAGCTTAGCGCTCTGTTGGACCAGCTAAACATCAAGGAATCCAAAGGCGTAGCAGTAGCTATCAATGACAGAGTTTTACCCAAGAAACACTGGCCAACTCAAACCCTCAAAGATCAGGACAAAGTAACAATTATCAGAGCCACGCAAGGAGGCTGA
- the prmC gene encoding peptide chain release factor N(5)-glutamine methyltransferase, with amino-acid sequence MQQLPSNLHKKLSAAITAYDKSEAESIAYILMEHFWNLTKTDVLLNQWTTEVNEEQLTSLINRVNTAEPVQYITGGTWFYDRKFKVNKNVLIPRFETEELVHLIINEHKKEQDLRLLDACTGSGCIAISLSAELNTAQTFAVDISTEALKTAKANADLNKTPINFIQDNLLSPDLEKLPESLDVLVSNPPYVKESEKSLMHSNVLDYEPHLALFVEDDNPLIFYKALAGLGKKLLKPGGKIYFEINEQLGKETADVLRSFDFQNIRIIKDLNGKDRIVAGEKNN; translated from the coding sequence GTGCAACAACTCCCATCCAACCTCCATAAAAAACTATCTGCAGCCATCACCGCTTATGATAAAAGCGAAGCAGAGAGCATAGCTTATATACTGATGGAGCATTTCTGGAATCTGACTAAGACGGATGTACTGCTCAATCAATGGACAACAGAAGTTAATGAAGAACAACTCACTTCATTGATCAATAGAGTTAATACAGCAGAGCCTGTCCAATACATTACAGGGGGGACCTGGTTTTATGACAGGAAATTCAAAGTCAATAAAAATGTGCTGATTCCGAGGTTTGAAACGGAAGAACTTGTACATCTTATCATCAACGAACATAAGAAGGAACAAGATCTTCGTCTGTTGGATGCCTGTACAGGCAGTGGATGTATAGCGATAAGTCTCAGCGCAGAGTTGAATACAGCACAGACTTTTGCCGTTGATATCAGCACTGAAGCATTGAAGACAGCAAAAGCAAATGCCGACCTGAATAAAACCCCTATTAATTTTATCCAAGATAATCTTCTAAGTCCTGATTTAGAAAAGCTTCCTGAGAGTCTTGATGTTCTGGTCAGCAATCCGCCCTATGTGAAAGAAAGTGAAAAATCACTGATGCATTCCAATGTGCTTGATTATGAGCCTCACCTTGCCCTATTTGTTGAAGATGATAATCCGCTGATTTTTTATAAAGCCCTGGCAGGGCTTGGAAAAAAACTCCTGAAACCAGGAGGGAAAATCTATTTTGAAATCAATGAGCAGCTTGGAAAAGAAACTGCAGATGTCCTTAGATCTTTTGATTTTCAGAATATTCGAATCATTAAAGATTTGAATGGAAAAGATAGGATAGTGGCAGGAGAAAAAAATAATTGA
- the thiC gene encoding phosphomethylpyrimidine synthase ThiC → MRKDKIPSAESITRDPYTGSRKIYVKGTFHDIKVAMREISLTDTVFKFNNNKTEKNPAVTVYDTSGPYTDPDVQIDVKKGLPRLREEWILKRGDVEELSEISSDYGKQRFYNSELDHLRFEHIKKPLKAKKGHNVSQLHYAKKGIITPEMEYIAIRENQRIQEVQNLGCQHAGHSFGANTPKGFITPEFVRDEIAAGRAIIPNNINHPESEPMIIGRNFLVKINANIGNSAVTSSIEEEVEKAVWACRWGADTIMDLSTGKNIHETREWIIRNSPVPIGTVPIYQALEKVNGKAEDLTWEIFRDTLIEQAEQGVDYFTIHAGVLLRYVPLTAKRVTGIVSRGGSIMAKWCLAHHKENFLYTHFEEICEIMKAYDVAFSLGDGLRPGSIADANDAAQFGELETLGELTKIAWKHDVQVMIEGPGHVPMHLIKENMDKQLKECHEAPFYTLGPLTTDIAPGYDHITSAIGAAMIGWFGCAMLCYVTPKEHLGLPNKKDVKDGVITYKIAAHAADLAKGHPGAQYRDNALSKARFEFRWEDQFNLSLDPDTAREFHDETLPAEGAKVAHFCSMCGPNFCSMKITQDVRDFAEKQGLSEQEALEIGMKEKSAEFTKTGGEIYI, encoded by the coding sequence ATGAGAAAAGACAAAATTCCATCAGCAGAAAGCATCACAAGAGATCCATATACAGGGTCACGTAAAATCTATGTGAAAGGTACTTTCCATGATATAAAGGTGGCAATGAGAGAGATTTCTCTGACTGATACTGTTTTTAAATTCAATAACAATAAAACAGAGAAAAATCCTGCTGTCACAGTATACGATACCAGCGGACCCTACACAGATCCGGATGTTCAGATAGATGTTAAAAAAGGTCTTCCAAGACTTCGTGAAGAATGGATTCTTAAAAGAGGTGATGTAGAAGAACTTTCTGAAATATCTTCAGATTATGGTAAACAGAGATTCTACAATAGCGAACTTGATCACCTTCGTTTCGAACATATTAAAAAGCCGCTAAAGGCTAAGAAAGGTCATAATGTAAGTCAGTTGCATTATGCTAAAAAAGGTATCATTACTCCTGAAATGGAGTACATCGCCATCCGCGAAAATCAAAGAATACAGGAAGTGCAGAACCTTGGCTGTCAGCATGCTGGTCACAGCTTCGGCGCTAATACTCCTAAAGGTTTTATCACTCCTGAATTTGTAAGAGATGAGATCGCTGCAGGTAGAGCTATCATACCAAATAACATCAACCACCCTGAAAGTGAACCGATGATCATCGGTAGAAACTTCCTGGTGAAAATCAATGCCAACATCGGTAACTCTGCTGTAACTTCAAGCATAGAAGAAGAAGTTGAAAAAGCTGTATGGGCTTGCAGATGGGGAGCTGATACCATCATGGACCTTTCTACAGGAAAGAATATTCATGAAACAAGAGAGTGGATCATAAGAAATTCTCCTGTACCTATCGGTACTGTACCAATCTACCAGGCACTTGAAAAAGTAAATGGTAAAGCAGAAGACCTTACCTGGGAAATCTTCAGAGATACTTTGATCGAGCAGGCTGAGCAAGGGGTGGATTACTTCACTATTCACGCAGGTGTACTTTTAAGATATGTGCCGCTTACTGCCAAAAGAGTAACAGGTATCGTGTCAAGAGGTGGCTCTATTATGGCGAAATGGTGTCTTGCGCATCATAAAGAAAACTTCTTATATACCCACTTCGAAGAGATCTGCGAAATCATGAAAGCTTATGATGTTGCATTCTCTCTTGGTGATGGTCTGCGTCCAGGCTCTATTGCTGATGCAAACGATGCTGCTCAGTTTGGTGAACTTGAAACACTTGGAGAGCTGACAAAAATTGCCTGGAAGCATGATGTACAAGTAATGATCGAAGGTCCTGGTCACGTGCCAATGCACCTTATCAAAGAAAACATGGATAAGCAGTTGAAAGAATGCCATGAAGCGCCTTTCTACACGCTTGGTCCATTAACTACAGATATTGCCCCGGGTTATGATCATATCACTTCAGCTATCGGTGCTGCAATGATAGGCTGGTTTGGCTGCGCAATGCTTTGTTATGTTACCCCAAAAGAACACCTTGGTCTTCCAAATAAGAAAGACGTTAAAGACGGTGTAATTACTTATAAAATTGCAGCACACGCTGCCGACCTTGCCAAAGGTCATCCGGGAGCTCAATACCGCGATAATGCATTGAGCAAAGCAAGATTTGAATTCAGATGGGAAGATCAGTTCAACCTTTCTCTTGATCCGGATACTGCAAGAGAATTCCATGATGAAACACTTCCTGCTGAAGGTGCTAAAGTTGCCCACTTCTGCTCTATGTGCGGACCGAACTTCTGCTCTATGAAAATTACTCAGGATGTTCGTGATTTTGCAGAAAAACAAGGGTTATCAGAACAGGAAGCACTTGAAATCGGAATGAAGGAAAAGTCAGCCGAGTTCACGAAAACAGGAGGAGAAATCTACATATAG
- a CDS encoding hydroxymethylpyrimidine/phosphomethylpyrimidine kinase, translating to MNRIRTKVLSIAGFDPSAGAGVLADIKTFESHKVYGFGVVSSLTVQNEKEFLSNQWIPVDAILQQIDVLLKEHKVEFVKIGLVESYDVLLKLTEALKGYNPKIKIIWDPVIKASAGFTFHEDQNQEKISKACSALHMITPNWQEIQFLVPEKDPMEAGKYLSRFCNVYLKGGHNSKDEARDYLFSMDGKVFPFKPKTIVEYPKHGSGCVLSSALTANLSKGYPLIKACIRAKDYITKFLASNQTLLGNHKG from the coding sequence ATGAACAGAATAAGAACAAAAGTTCTTTCCATTGCAGGATTTGACCCAAGTGCAGGAGCAGGAGTTCTTGCGGATATCAAAACTTTTGAATCGCATAAAGTTTATGGTTTTGGAGTGGTATCATCCTTGACGGTTCAGAATGAAAAAGAATTTCTTTCCAATCAATGGATTCCTGTTGATGCAATACTTCAGCAAATCGATGTGTTGTTGAAAGAACACAAAGTGGAGTTTGTCAAAATCGGATTGGTAGAAAGTTATGATGTTCTTCTGAAGCTTACTGAAGCGCTGAAAGGCTATAATCCCAAGATAAAAATTATCTGGGATCCTGTGATAAAAGCCAGTGCAGGTTTTACATTCCATGAAGATCAGAATCAAGAGAAAATAAGTAAAGCGTGTTCGGCTCTGCACATGATCACACCTAACTGGCAGGAAATACAATTCCTTGTTCCTGAAAAAGATCCGATGGAAGCGGGCAAATACCTTAGCAGATTTTGCAATGTTTATCTTAAAGGGGGGCATAATAGTAAAGATGAAGCAAGGGATTATCTGTTTTCAATGGATGGAAAAGTTTTTCCTTTTAAACCTAAAACGATAGTTGAATATCCTAAACATGGCTCCGGTTGTGTGCTGTCATCTGCCCTTACAGCAAATCTGTCCAAAGGTTATCCTTTAATAAAGGCCTGTATTAGAGCTAAAGACTACATTACAAAGTTCCTTGCAAGCAATCAAACCTTGCTGGGGAATCATAAAGGTTAA
- a CDS encoding thiamine phosphate synthase — MQLIVITNEQPLRREHDLLHALFEEGLEVLHIRKPFSALHEVESYVQRVNPVYYNRISVHRMPEIVERFPLRGYHFSYDAFKESNVDIKLIHKLRQDHRLISCSCHSVEDLKAAKEITDYQFISPLFDSISKTGYKAGIDLHELSRFLAEHNTATFGLGGMDEQTIHHLKNTGLSGAVVLGIIWKQFAEDADVKKAVQRYILLRETIAQVAQ, encoded by the coding sequence ATGCAACTCATTGTCATAACGAATGAACAACCTTTAAGAAGGGAGCATGATTTACTTCATGCTCTCTTTGAAGAAGGTCTGGAAGTTTTGCATATCAGAAAACCCTTTAGCGCTCTTCATGAAGTGGAGTCTTATGTACAACGGGTAAATCCTGTATACTACAATAGAATCTCTGTTCATAGAATGCCTGAAATTGTTGAAAGGTTTCCTTTGCGAGGTTATCATTTCAGTTACGATGCATTCAAAGAAAGCAATGTAGATATAAAACTGATACATAAACTCCGGCAAGACCATCGTTTGATCAGTTGCTCCTGTCATTCTGTTGAAGATCTGAAAGCAGCTAAAGAAATAACGGATTATCAGTTCATCAGTCCGCTGTTTGACAGTATCTCAAAGACAGGGTACAAGGCAGGAATAGACCTCCATGAGTTAAGCAGGTTTCTGGCAGAACACAATACTGCGACATTCGGATTAGGTGGAATGGATGAGCAAACCATTCATCATCTTAAGAATACAGGATTAAGCGGGGCTGTTGTATTGGGGATTATCTGGAAGCAGTTTGCTGAAGATGCAGATGTAAAAAAAGCAGTTCAAAGATATATATTGCTTAGAGAAACGATAGCCCAAGTGGCTCAGTAA